The following DNA comes from Coleofasciculus chthonoplastes PCC 7420.
CCTAGCTCACCGATAACGGAAAAACAAAACCCGCCCTAGCTCACCGATAACCGAATGAGAACAAGATCCCCAACTTCTTCAAGAAGTCGGGGATCTGAGCATCTAGCATTTCACAACTCAAACAGGATGGCTATATTAAACCTGTACTTGGTAATTTATTTCCGTTCCTTGGGGCGATCGCCTTCAAAGGGTTGAACACCTGTATCTGGATATTCATCATCGTTAGCGCCAAAAATTCGCTTGACGCCTCCCCAGAGGTAATCAAACATCTCCTGTACTCGTTCTAAAACTGTCATAGCTTTCCTCCACAGGTTATCGTCAAAACCGATTTAAAAGACGTTATTGATCAATAAGGGTTAATACCCATCCCCAATTTAGGATAAAAGAAGACATTGTGTCTAGTTCGCTTAACCGAATCCTAGTTTTCAGTAAGTTGACTTGAGTCAGACTACCTGTATTTATACTCAAAGCAAGTGATAATTTGAGAGTCAGTGCTTTGTAGCAAGGGGGGATGAGTTATTCTGATCAAAACTGCATCTTAGGATATATGGCGCTAACCATCATCCTCTAAAAGTGGTACTCTGGCGACTCTTCAATTAAAGTCCAGGTGTCCACCAATACAGCGTTGTCCTTATTCCATCTCAAGTTCAGGTTCTCGTTGAGCAAAGTAGTTACTCAAGAAGGTATTAACCAGAGATAGGACAATTGGACCGAAAATGAATGCGAATAAGCCATGAACGGTGAATCCAGGTACAGCTACAGCAGCTAACCAAAAACACAATCCATTGACCACCACAGAAAATAATCCGAGTGTCACAATATTGAAGGGGAGAGATAGCACAGACAGAATTGGCTTAATAAATGAATTCACCACTCCAATGGAGGCTGCACCTAATAAAGCAGCCGGAAATGTCGCTAGGTCAACCCCTGGAACAACTAAATCAACAACCAATAAGCTCAAGGCTATGGCTAACAAGGTCAAAAAGAATGCCTTCATAATTTTTTCCTCACCTGTAATGTTCAAATATCTGAAAAAACGATACTCCTATTACTATCTATCTTTATGGGTCTGACCGTCATCTCTACAGAGATAGATTTTGCCCCCTGTCAGATTGGTTTTCTGGATAAATTGAGGTGGGTTGGGTCAAAAGACGAGACCCAACACAAGCTGGCTTGAGTCTGTTGGGTTTCACTTCCTTCAACCCAACCTACCTAAGTGATACAAAGGAGTTGATTCACCTTGCCCACGCGACAATGACGACAAAATCATTCTCCAGATGGAGGTTAATCGCCTAGTTTAGCCGTTAAGCTTTATAGAGTAACCGACGAACTGAATTTATTAATCCTTATGAAGTTACTCCGAATAGTTTTGGGAATTCTTCTCCCACCTGTGGGCGTTTTTCTGACCACAGGAATTAGCTCAGCCTTTTTGATTAACATTTTGTTAACTTTACTGGGTTTGCTTCCGGGTTCCATTCATGCGGTTTGGGTCATTGTCAAACATGAAGAAAGATACGCTTAACGTATCGCGGAAGTCCCCACCCTCAACAGACGGATTTTCGTAGCCGGAAGGGGAACGAGAATGAACGGCTGTAGGGTGGGGATGACTAGCGGGAAACCGGAGGAACGGAGGTTTCCAATAGATTATCCACAATAACGCCATCTATAATAATACCTATTTCTAAAGAAGTACTTCTGGAGCTAGACGTATATAGTCTACTTGATTCGATATAATACTGGATGTAGAAGTTACCTAAATAAATCAATATGAGTACTGAAGATCGAATGAAAGCAACAGCCAAAAATATTGAAGGCAAAGCCCAAGAAGCCATGGGAGAGATTACGGGTAATCCAGAAGATAAAGCTGAAGGCAAAGCTAAACAAACCGAAGCTAAAGTACGACATTCCGTGGAGAATGTAAAAGAGGAAGTCAAGAAAAAAATTGACTAATTCTGTTTCTGTGTAAATTTATATCCTGTCGGGGTAAGTTGTGAATTGCCCCGACGATGGCTTGTTACATCCGACGGATTTTCCTGCCAATCATCTTGCCTACGCCACCTAGGGGCCAAGATAGCAAAAGCAGTACGGGAATAATCTCCAAGCGTCCCATCCACATCAAGACAATCAACGTCAACTTACCTAGCCACGGCAAATTAGGATGGGTGATTCCACTAGATAAGCCGACACTTCCGAGGGCTGATGCGGTTTCAAAGATAATGTCACTTAAACTATACTGAGGTGTAACGATATGGACTAAAACTACAACACCAATCGCAATTGAACCCAACCAAAGTATTGCCAGAACAGCCGCCGACTCAATCCGACGATTCGCTTCATTTTCCTTAATCACTTCGCCATCTAATACATAGCGCATCATCTGATGGGGTTTGAGGGTAATGCGTTGAAAGCGCCAGAGAATCCCTTTAAACAACGATACAACCCGAGTCAGTTTCAACCCACCCACTGTAGAACCGGAAGCGCCACCGCAAATCATGCCGAACGTTAATAATAACTTGGTTGTGGGACTCCACAATCGCAAGTTTGTCGTACTAAAACCACAAGTTCCCAAGGCTGAAGCCCACTGGAATATACTATCAATCCACTGAATTTGACCTCTAAACCAATAGTCTTCGAGTACCAGGAGCACGACACCCAAAGCTAGCAGTATCCACAGCGCCCGATGTTGAGTATCTTGCCACAATGCGGATAGCTTTCGCTGGCGAATCAGTTGATAGTGAATGGGGAAACTAATCGCCCCCGCTATCATGATCGGGATAACAGCTAACTGGATTTGAGGACTATAGGAACCAATACTATTGTCGGTGATGGCAAATCCCCCTGTTGAAATCCCCGTCATGCCATGATTCAGCGCATCCCACCACGGCATTCCGACCAAGCGCAACCAGACGACACTCACTACGGTGAATAGCAAATAAATCCACCAAATTTTACGTACTGTCTCTTGAACCGTTAAACCAATTCGCTTCTGGCGTCCTTCAGCATAGTAAAGTTGATAAGCATCAGTACTGGGTTCTAAGATTGAAACCATTAGCACAATCACACCCACGCCGCCAATCCATTCCATAAAGGAACGCCACCACTGTATACTACGCGGTAAATCACTCGAGCGCAGTGCCATGCTTAGTCCTGTACTGGTAAACCCGGAAAAGGCTTCAAATAAGGCATTCCAGGGTTCCTGAAAATTCAGCATAGTCATGGAAGGGAGAGTAACATCAGCTAAATGAGACGCAATTAATACCAATGGGATAGCACCAAAAAAGGGAATTAATCCCCAGCTGAGGGCAACAGCCACCAACGCATGAGGTAGGCGTGAGGCTTTTGCATGACGAAACAGACGATAAAGCCCTTGTCCCGCCGCTAATGACGCTAATGCTGTCCAGAAGAAGGGCAGTATTGCATAATATTCACCCAAAAAAATGGCGATAGGTAGAGACACTAATGCCATTACTCCTGGGACATGAAGAAATAGACCCACGTCACGCAGGATGGTTTTAATACGTTGATTCACGATAACAAATAGGCTTGAGTTTTGAGTTACTTTTTATTCATTGTCAGAATCTTCCATCATCCCATAGAGAGACTTAGCAATAATCATTTCTGGATTGGTGAGAACCTGTACTCCTAAACGTTCAAAAAGAGACTGATGACTTGAATGATTTACCATGCTAATCAGCGTTTTGATTTCGTACTCTTTGCCCAGAAACATCGCCATGAGATTAGCGGAGTCATCACTCGTGGCGGCGATCAGGGCATCAGCCCGATCTGCACTGGCTTCGTCCAAGAGACTCCCCTTGGCAATATCCCCTTGAAATACATTAATATCGTGGTTTTTGA
Coding sequences within:
- a CDS encoding phage holin family protein, coding for MKAFFLTLLAIALSLLVVDLVVPGVDLATFPAALLGAASIGVVNSFIKPILSVLSLPFNIVTLGLFSVVVNGLCFWLAAVAVPGFTVHGLFAFIFGPIVLSLVNTFLSNYFAQREPELEME
- a CDS encoding YqaE/Pmp3 family membrane protein encodes the protein MKLLRIVLGILLPPVGVFLTTGISSAFLINILLTLLGLLPGSIHAVWVIVKHEERYA
- a CDS encoding CsbD family protein, which translates into the protein MSTEDRMKATAKNIEGKAQEAMGEITGNPEDKAEGKAKQTEAKVRHSVENVKEEVKKKID
- a CDS encoding TrkH family potassium uptake protein, whose translation is MALVSLPIAIFLGEYYAILPFFWTALASLAAGQGLYRLFRHAKASRLPHALVAVALSWGLIPFFGAIPLVLIASHLADVTLPSMTMLNFQEPWNALFEAFSGFTSTGLSMALRSSDLPRSIQWWRSFMEWIGGVGVIVLMVSILEPSTDAYQLYYAEGRQKRIGLTVQETVRKIWWIYLLFTVVSVVWLRLVGMPWWDALNHGMTGISTGGFAITDNSIGSYSPQIQLAVIPIMIAGAISFPIHYQLIRQRKLSALWQDTQHRALWILLALGVVLLVLEDYWFRGQIQWIDSIFQWASALGTCGFSTTNLRLWSPTTKLLLTFGMICGGASGSTVGGLKLTRVVSLFKGILWRFQRITLKPHQMMRYVLDGEVIKENEANRRIESAAVLAILWLGSIAIGVVVLVHIVTPQYSLSDIIFETASALGSVGLSSGITHPNLPWLGKLTLIVLMWMGRLEIIPVLLLLSWPLGGVGKMIGRKIRRM
- a CDS encoding potassium channel family protein → MYLIVLGAGPEGASLIDLAIKDGHEVALIEEDVERARTVLKNHDINVFQGDIAKGSLLDEASADRADALIAATSDDSANLMAMFLGKEYEIKTLISMVNHSSHQSLFERLGVQVLTNPEMIIAKSLYGMMEDSDNE